In a genomic window of Meriones unguiculatus strain TT.TT164.6M chromosome 8, Bangor_MerUng_6.1, whole genome shotgun sequence:
- the Slc25a25 gene encoding mitochondrial adenyl nucleotide antiporter SLC25A25 isoform X11, producing the protein MQSLRDLGVKISEQQAEKILKRIRTGHFWGPVTYMDKNGTMTIDWNEWRDYHLLHPVENIPEIILYWKHSTIFDVGENLTVPDEFTVEERQTGMWWRHLVAGGGAGAVSRTCTAPLDRLKVLMQVHASRSNNMCIIGGFTQMIREGGAKSLWRGNGINVLKIAPESAIKFMAYEQMKRLVGSDQETLRIHERLVAGSLAGAIAQSSIYPMEVLKTRMALRKTGQYSGMLDCARRILAKEGVAAFYKGYIPNMLGIIPYAGIDLAVYETLKNTWLQRYAVNSADPGVFVLLACGTISSTCGQLASYPLALVRTRMQAQASIEGAPEVTMSSLFKQILRTEGAFGLYRGLAPNFMKVIPAVSISYVVYENLKITLGVQSR; encoded by the exons ATGCAGTCCCTGCGGGACCTGGGTGTCAAGATCTCTGAACAGCAGGCAGAGAAGATTCTTAAGAG AATACGAACGGGCCACTTCTGGGGCCCTGTCACCTA CATGGATAAGAATGGCACAATGACCATTGACTGGAATGAGTGGAGGGACTACCACCTCCTGCACCCCGTGGAGAACATCCCCGAGATCATCCTGTACTGGAAGCACTCGACG ATCTTCGATGTTGGTGAGAATCTGACAGTTCCAGATGAGTTCACAGTGGAGGAGAGGCAGACGGGAATGTGGTGGAGGCACCTGGTGGCAGGAGGTGGGGCAGGGGCAGTTTCCAGAACCTGCACTGCCCCCCTGGACAGACTGAAGGTGCTCATGCAG GTCCATGCCTCTCGCAGCAACAACATGTGCATCATCGGCGGATTCACACAGATGATTCGAGAAGGGGGCGCCAAGTCGCTCTGGCGGGGCAATGGCATCAACGTCCTCAAAATTGCCCCAGAGTCGGCCATCAAGTTCATGGCGTATGAGCAG atGAAACGCCTTGTTGGTAGTGATCAGGAGACATTGAGAATTCATGAAAGGCTTGTGGCAGGCTCCTTGGCTGGAGCCATTGCCCAGAGCAGTATCTATCCGATGGAG GTTCTGAAGACCCGAATGGCCCTGCGGAAGACAGGCCAGTACTCGGGCATGCTGGACTGTGCCAGGAGGATCTTGGCTAAGGAAGGTGTAGCTGCCTTCTACAAAGGCTACATCCCCAACATGCTGGGGATCATCCCCTATGCTGGCATCGACCTAGCTGTCTATGAG ACACTGAAAAATACCTGGCTACAGCGATATGCAGTGAACAGTGCAGACCCTGGTGTGTTCGTTCTCCTGGCCTGTGGCACTATCTCCAGTACTTGTGGCCAGCTGGCCAGCTACCCATTGGCCCTGGTCAGGACTAGGATGCAGGCACAAG CCTCCATTGAGGGTGCGCCCGAGGTAACCATGAGCAGCCTCTTCAAACAAATTCTGCGGACTGAGGGGGCCTTTGGGCTATACCGGGGGCTGGCCCCCAACTTCATGAAGGTGATTCCAGCTGTGAGCATCAGCTACGTGGTATACGAGAACCTGAAGATCACCCTGGGCGTGCAGTCTCGGTGA